The Gordonia mangrovi genome includes the window TTCATCACCAAGTTCGTGCACCGCAACGCCGAGGCGTTCATGGGCGGGGTGGGATTGGTCTCCACCTTTGTGGCACTGCTGCTGGCGACTCTGCTGGGCAGCAACGGAATCGAGATCAGTGGCGTCGAAACCTGGATTGCGGCAACCGTGATCGTGTGGCTGGTGACCGCGGCGGCCACCCTGGTGGTGCCGTTCCTGCTGGTGAAGGCCGGGATCACCAGTGCCCGCGAGAACCGGGCGGAGTCCGAGACGTAGCGGCGATCAGCCGGCCAGTTCGGCAAACATGCGCTCGTTGTGCCCGAATGCCTCGACCGCCTCGTCGAGCAGTCGGTGCACCTGAACACCGTCGAGCGGAAGTGTGTCCAGGGTATCCCGGTAGGCGTCCTTGTAGCGCTTCAGCTTGTCGATCTCGTCGAACACGTAGAAGCTCAGTGCGTCGTCGGTCAGCCCGTAGTGCAATTTCATCCGGCTCCGGATGACCTGCCCGCCACTGAGATCGCCGAGGTAGCGGGTGTAGTGGTGGGCGACGAAGCGGATCGGGTCGGTGCGGGTGGCCTCGATCGCGGCGACGTAGGCGGCCACCCCCGGCAGCGGGGTCACCGTGGCGGGATCCACCCCGAGAACCGCGAGATCAGCAGCCAGCCTCGGCAGTCGGCGCAACCGCTCGTCGACCACCGGCCCGGCGATCTCGTCACCGGACAGGTCGTCGCCGACGGATTCCAGTGCGCGATAGACGAAGTACAGCTGCACCGCCATCCGCAGGTAGTCGGCCGCATCGAGTCGGCCCGACATCAGGTCATCGACGAAGTCGGCCCGTTCGGCCCGTTCATGCGCCACGGCGGTCGCGGTCCGCAGGCCTGCCGAGAGCGAGACCGGAGCCGTCTCGGAGCGGTGGTCATCGTCGGAAGCGGTCGTCATGATGCCACCAGTGTTACCACCACACCGCGGTGATCGGAACCGGGGGGATCAAACCAGGGCGGTAGGGGAAGCGGGCGAGTCATCCGACCATGGCCCGGCGCCCA containing:
- a CDS encoding biliverdin-producing heme oxygenase yields the protein MTTASDDDHRSETAPVSLSAGLRTATAVAHERAERADFVDDLMSGRLDAADYLRMAVQLYFVYRALESVGDDLSGDEIAGPVVDERLRRLPRLAADLAVLGVDPATVTPLPGVAAYVAAIEATRTDPIRFVAHHYTRYLGDLSGGQVIRSRMKLHYGLTDDALSFYVFDEIDKLKRYKDAYRDTLDTLPLDGVQVHRLLDEAVEAFGHNERMFAELAG
- a CDS encoding phage holin family protein, which codes for MIRILVRTLTYLISAAIGLLVATWILNDMTVHFAGFLIALAIFAAAQLILSPFITKFVHRNAEAFMGGVGLVSTFVALLLATLLGSNGIEISGVETWIAATVIVWLVTAAATLVVPFLLVKAGITSARENRAESET